In Desulfosediminicola ganghwensis, a single window of DNA contains:
- a CDS encoding D-alanyl-D-alanine carboxypeptidase family protein, producing MTHIFVSTILNHTLRSSLSMVMCLTIFAFFSLNTPLVASAADLPVLGSQGNIAKVKRFPDELSELPVSVNTLNRISARSAIVIDAQNDRVLFAKDPDNPRQPASTIKVLTGTIALKSMTGDESIPVSREAASRPSSKMYLDPNKEYRADELITAVLLASSNDASVALAEMLAGSEEEFARIMTLQAEHWGATNTDIKTATGLTAKGQTSTARDLALIFREAMQYPEFVARIKMRSMKTDEGNTLYNHNKALWQIDGTEGGKTGYTNAARQTYVGQFTRDGNTIIVAVMGSETMWNDVKFLVQYGFGQYRYISPHEAELHSGDETLPQADH from the coding sequence ATGACCCATATTTTCGTTTCCACCATCCTGAATCACACTCTTCGCTCATCACTCTCCATGGTGATGTGTCTCACAATTTTTGCATTCTTTTCCCTGAACACTCCTCTGGTCGCCAGCGCTGCAGATTTGCCCGTTCTGGGAAGCCAGGGTAATATAGCCAAAGTTAAACGTTTCCCGGATGAGCTGAGTGAACTTCCGGTCTCCGTAAACACCCTGAACCGTATCTCAGCCCGCAGTGCAATTGTCATTGATGCACAAAATGACAGAGTACTCTTCGCCAAAGACCCCGATAACCCACGGCAACCTGCAAGCACCATCAAGGTACTCACCGGCACAATCGCCCTCAAATCCATGACCGGCGATGAGTCGATCCCGGTAAGCCGGGAGGCAGCCTCCCGGCCCAGCTCCAAGATGTATCTTGACCCCAATAAGGAGTATCGCGCAGATGAATTGATTACCGCGGTACTGCTCGCCTCATCCAACGACGCCAGCGTTGCCCTGGCCGAGATGCTGGCCGGAAGCGAAGAGGAATTTGCCAGGATCATGACCCTGCAGGCTGAACATTGGGGCGCCACCAACACCGATATAAAAACAGCCACCGGCCTGACCGCCAAGGGCCAAACCAGCACAGCCAGAGATCTGGCCCTGATTTTCCGGGAAGCCATGCAATATCCAGAGTTCGTTGCCAGAATTAAAATGCGGTCGATGAAAACCGACGAAGGTAATACCCTCTACAATCACAATAAGGCTTTATGGCAGATTGATGGTACCGAAGGCGGCAAAACCGGCTACACCAACGCCGCGCGCCAGACCTACGTCGGACAGTTTACCAGGGACGGCAATACTATAATCGTTGCTGTTATGGGTAGTGAGACCATGTGGAACGATGTTAAATTCCTGGTGCAATACGGCTTTGGCCAGTATCGCTATATTTCACCCCATGAAGCTGAGCTTCATTCAGGCGACGAGACACTCCCCCAGGCTGACCACTGA
- a CDS encoding DNA polymerase III subunit alpha, producing the protein MFCLRVRSSYSLSLATAMPETLCELAVRFGYSGLAITDRDNLYGLWNFLKSAKLQGLRPIVGVELSEPDSERLVVCLVENNTGYSNLCKLITSRHCNKKFCFEDALPGAGAGLLILGRDIGLLDELRNRNVEVAADLGPRPTEQARMLRQWANGAGVPAVITAESSLAHEGERQLYQLLRAIAANTSMSRLEQLESLENVSALEPVEKYRQRFGIWPEVLTATEVLADRCRFTGPEFGIVMPPWREPELGDAATVLRARTYLGARLRYGDDLGEPVVERLEHELKVIEEMGFSSYFLVVRDIVHRKGPDGTRKKRRICGRGSGAASLVAYCLEITNVCPLKYNLYFERFLNPGRSDPPDIDVDFSWDERDEVLNEVLSDFSGYSAMVCNHIFFQPRMAIRETAKAFGMPGYEISRLTKRLHWLHGGNEDTIIERIRTLPSLKDQDFSDPWPEIFSLAGQLVGLPRYLSVHPGGVVITPKPINEYVPVQYAAKGVPIIQWEKDSTEEAGLVKIDILGNRSLGVIRDAVQSVSEGGIELDEMTWNPEDDVRTRSGVARGTTMGCFYIESPAMRLLQQKAATGDFEQLVIQSSIIRPAANDFVREYVRRLHGGAWQPLHPLVGDVLDETFGLMVYQEDVSRVAVALAGFSHARADGLRKVMSKKDKELRLHDYRERFYSGCRERDIAEKDIDQVWEMIMSFSGYSFCKPHSASYARVSYQAAYLKHHHPAEFMAAVISNQGGYYSTMAYVSEAKRLGLEILHPDVNHSRYRWQGNSTKIRVGLQAIHGLSDKLVTRLLVERNKGDFSSPLDFWNRVVPAEDEGRALIHAGAMDSLDPQLNRTALLWQWAAFQRSRVLSRTSSLFPVQLPPPPALQPPDLGSQMRREYELLGFLCRHHPITFMGRAPQGVVKMEEVAAHVGRRIRCVGWLLTGKIVSTKTGEAMEFLTFEDETGIQETTFFPKVYKRAAHLLQSGRAYILTGLVEEDYGAVTLTVENIQPLVQAKKR; encoded by the coding sequence ATGTTTTGCCTGCGGGTTCGCTCGTCATATTCACTTTCCCTGGCGACCGCTATGCCTGAGACTCTCTGTGAACTCGCAGTGCGGTTTGGCTATAGCGGCCTTGCCATTACCGATCGCGATAATCTCTACGGATTATGGAATTTTTTGAAAAGCGCAAAGCTGCAGGGGCTCAGGCCAATTGTGGGGGTGGAGCTTTCAGAACCCGACAGTGAGAGGCTGGTGGTTTGTCTGGTGGAGAACAATACCGGCTACAGTAATCTCTGCAAGCTGATAACCAGTCGTCATTGCAATAAAAAATTTTGTTTTGAAGATGCACTGCCCGGGGCTGGTGCAGGTTTGCTGATATTGGGGCGTGATATCGGTCTGCTGGATGAGTTGCGGAACCGTAATGTCGAAGTGGCAGCTGATCTGGGCCCCAGGCCGACAGAGCAGGCTCGCATGCTGCGGCAGTGGGCAAATGGTGCAGGTGTCCCGGCGGTAATAACTGCGGAAAGCAGTCTGGCGCATGAAGGTGAGCGGCAGCTCTATCAGCTGTTGCGGGCCATCGCCGCCAATACCAGTATGAGCCGATTGGAGCAACTCGAGTCCCTGGAAAATGTCTCAGCCCTTGAACCTGTTGAAAAGTATCGGCAGCGCTTTGGTATCTGGCCGGAGGTATTGACGGCGACAGAGGTCCTGGCAGACCGCTGTCGTTTTACCGGTCCGGAATTCGGTATTGTCATGCCGCCCTGGCGTGAGCCGGAGCTTGGAGATGCTGCCACTGTACTACGGGCACGAACCTATCTGGGAGCCCGGCTTCGTTACGGTGATGACCTTGGTGAACCGGTGGTGGAAAGACTGGAACATGAGCTGAAGGTGATAGAGGAGATGGGGTTTTCTTCCTATTTCCTGGTTGTGCGCGATATTGTCCATCGGAAAGGACCGGACGGTACCAGAAAAAAACGCCGGATCTGTGGTCGTGGCTCTGGTGCTGCTTCGCTGGTGGCCTACTGCCTCGAGATCACCAATGTTTGTCCGTTGAAGTACAATCTCTATTTTGAGCGTTTTCTCAACCCGGGCAGAAGTGATCCGCCCGATATCGATGTGGATTTTTCCTGGGATGAGCGGGATGAGGTGCTTAACGAGGTGTTGAGTGATTTTAGCGGTTACTCCGCTATGGTCTGCAACCATATCTTTTTTCAGCCTCGCATGGCCATTCGAGAAACGGCTAAGGCTTTCGGCATGCCGGGCTATGAGATCTCCCGACTCACCAAACGGCTGCACTGGCTGCACGGGGGCAATGAAGATACAATCATTGAGCGTATCCGTACGTTACCCTCTCTAAAAGATCAGGATTTCAGCGATCCCTGGCCCGAGATTTTTAGTCTTGCCGGGCAGTTGGTCGGTTTGCCGCGCTATCTCTCGGTGCATCCCGGCGGGGTGGTGATTACTCCGAAGCCGATAAACGAATATGTACCGGTACAGTATGCAGCCAAAGGTGTGCCGATCATCCAGTGGGAGAAGGACTCCACCGAAGAGGCTGGTCTGGTGAAGATCGACATCCTGGGCAATCGTAGTCTCGGTGTTATTCGTGATGCGGTTCAGTCGGTCTCTGAAGGTGGTATCGAACTTGATGAGATGACCTGGAATCCTGAAGATGATGTGCGTACCAGAAGCGGTGTGGCTCGTGGCACCACCATGGGTTGCTTTTATATCGAAAGCCCGGCCATGCGCCTGTTGCAGCAGAAAGCCGCGACTGGTGACTTTGAGCAGTTGGTTATCCAGTCATCGATTATCAGGCCGGCGGCCAATGATTTTGTTCGGGAATATGTACGCAGACTGCATGGTGGCGCCTGGCAACCCTTGCATCCGCTGGTGGGAGATGTGCTGGATGAGACGTTCGGGCTGATGGTCTATCAGGAGGATGTTTCGAGGGTCGCTGTGGCCTTGGCGGGCTTCAGTCATGCGCGGGCGGACGGTTTGCGAAAGGTCATGTCCAAAAAGGATAAGGAGCTTCGGTTGCACGATTATCGGGAGCGGTTTTACAGCGGCTGCCGTGAGCGGGATATTGCGGAAAAGGATATCGACCAGGTCTGGGAGATGATCATGAGCTTTTCCGGCTACTCGTTTTGCAAGCCGCATTCAGCTTCTTATGCCCGTGTCTCATATCAGGCAGCGTACCTGAAACATCACCATCCGGCGGAGTTCATGGCTGCAGTGATCTCAAACCAGGGTGGTTATTACTCAACTATGGCCTATGTCTCCGAAGCTAAGCGACTTGGTTTGGAGATTTTGCATCCCGATGTCAATCACAGCAGGTATCGCTGGCAGGGAAACAGCACGAAGATACGGGTGGGGCTGCAGGCGATCCATGGACTATCTGACAAATTGGTGACCAGACTCCTTGTTGAGAGAAACAAAGGGGATTTTAGCAGTCCTCTTGATTTTTGGAACCGGGTGGTACCTGCAGAAGATGAGGGGAGAGCGTTGATTCATGCCGGGGCGATGGATAGCCTCGATCCGCAACTCAACAGGACGGCATTGCTCTGGCAGTGGGCGGCTTTCCAGAGAAGCAGGGTTCTCAGTAGGACCAGCTCTCTTTTTCCGGTGCAATTGCCGCCGCCACCGGCTCTGCAACCGCCGGACCTGGGGAGTCAGATGCGACGTGAATATGAACTACTTGGATTTCTCTGTCGACATCACCCCATTACCTTTATGGGCAGGGCACCGCAGGGCGTAGTGAAAATGGAGGAGGTCGCGGCTCATGTGGGGCGGCGCATCCGCTGTGTGGGCTGGTTGCTCACCGGGAAGATCGTCTCGACCAAAACCGGCGAAGCTATGGAATTCTTAACCTTCGAAGATGAGACGGGGATTCAGGAGACTACTTTTTTCCCAAAAGTTTATAAGCGCGCAGCCCATCTGCTGCAGAGCGGACGGGCCTATATCCTGACCGGGCTGGTGGAAGAGGATTATGGTGCGGTGACGCTTACAGTTGAAAACATTCAACCGTTGGTCCAGGCGAAGAAACGTTAG
- a CDS encoding DNA polymerase Y family protein, translated as MERSILHFNVADFAVAVERVADITLRSKPLIVAPLGAARAVVYDMSEEAYQCGVRKGMALNLASRLCRGSKVVQPRTDLYRKAMGTFLKRVQSYSPLIEHGLEDGHLFVDLTGTHRLFGPPPDVGWRVRREVRDGLGINPIWTLASNKLVAKVSSRLVKPVGEYIVATGEEQEFLAPLSLSLLPGLQGKELSRLHEFHISTIGQLAELSRSQLMVPFGSRCEFLHQASHGQDNSLVMGGPQQSAPIDHEHLFATDTNDQQEVESIVGNLVSRAAVTLRHRRQVARRIGVWIHYSDGSHVVRQATLKQGSSSDFGLRQLAMLALKRAWIRRTRLRSVRLVCDRLHRQSPQLSLFPETTVKERSQEKVLSAMDTIRARFGHSLINIGGARQTNPAVERLAV; from the coding sequence GGGCTGTGGTGTATGACATGAGTGAAGAGGCGTACCAGTGCGGGGTCAGAAAAGGCATGGCACTCAATCTGGCAAGCCGTCTCTGTCGTGGTTCGAAGGTTGTGCAGCCTCGCACTGATCTCTATCGCAAGGCCATGGGCACCTTTTTGAAACGGGTGCAGAGTTACTCGCCGTTGATTGAACACGGTCTGGAGGATGGCCATCTCTTTGTTGATCTTACCGGCACGCACCGGTTGTTCGGGCCGCCACCCGATGTTGGCTGGCGGGTTCGCCGTGAGGTACGTGATGGTCTGGGGATTAATCCCATCTGGACACTCGCTTCGAACAAGTTGGTGGCCAAGGTATCTTCACGATTGGTGAAGCCGGTGGGGGAATACATCGTGGCGACCGGTGAAGAGCAGGAGTTCCTGGCGCCGCTTTCCCTGTCCCTGCTGCCCGGTTTACAGGGAAAGGAGTTGAGTCGTCTTCATGAATTTCATATTTCCACTATCGGCCAGTTGGCGGAGTTGAGTCGCTCGCAGCTGATGGTACCTTTCGGCAGCCGCTGTGAGTTTCTTCACCAGGCAAGCCATGGCCAGGACAACAGCCTGGTTATGGGAGGCCCTCAGCAGTCCGCCCCCATTGATCATGAACATCTTTTCGCCACTGATACCAACGATCAGCAGGAAGTAGAGAGCATTGTCGGCAATCTGGTGAGTCGGGCCGCTGTAACCTTGCGCCATCGTCGGCAGGTCGCCAGGAGGATAGGGGTCTGGATTCATTATTCAGACGGAAGCCATGTGGTGCGACAGGCAACGCTGAAGCAGGGGAGTTCCAGTGATTTCGGGTTAAGGCAACTGGCTATGCTGGCGCTCAAGAGGGCATGGATACGTCGTACTCGCTTGCGCAGTGTGCGCCTTGTCTGTGACCGGCTGCATCGTCAGTCTCCGCAACTGTCACTTTTTCCGGAGACCACGGTTAAAGAACGGAGTCAGGAAAAAGTACTCAGCGCTATGGATACCATTCGGGCGCGGTTTGGCCACAGTCTCATCAACATCGGCGGTGCCCGGCAGACCAATCCGGCTGTGGAGCGTCTCGCTGTCTGA